One genomic segment of Epinephelus fuscoguttatus linkage group LG19, E.fuscoguttatus.final_Chr_v1 includes these proteins:
- the LOC125878825 gene encoding E3 SUMO-protein ligase ZBED1-like, producing MLPFTTVDTPWFREMTRALNAKYTPPNRDNLCNTLIPAWYNVEKIKVKEELKAVSHVAVTADMWSSVAQDHYITVTVHYVVEAELREKVLHTRGVYVSQTGPAVAEEIDGILDDFGVRSKVVAVTVDNAANMDVAVRKMGVLKMGCFAHTLNIAAQKLYSVKNIANWSGRIRSVVLWLRRNSLAKPVLKEKQKLLGLGDHSLILDVRTRWNSLFLMVERFIEQYPAIQAASRDPRIKKAMDRDRLERVSDDDISKCEDFVDTMRVLYTSTIAVSSDKSATAGQILPILDKLKAKFEVKDDDSPFKRAIKEKVWADLSHRYTEETNKELRQFLEEASALDPRFKVKVHDDEAVWTRVENAAVALISGNKGGEVTQEEEEGRNKQQEEEEDGSEGEEMVAAPVRSKKKLSALGELFEDEDQALLLQTEADISAPSVTEKAKKELQVYRSFPAVLSSVDPLLWWRQKRDQMPMLASLAKKYLCVQASSTPSERVFSTAGDTVSVERARLLPEKIDMLVFLKKNCTRK from the exons ATGTTGCCCTTTACAACAGTGGACACCCCATGGTTTAG GGAGATGACAAGGGCCCTGAATGCGAAGTACACCCCCCCCAATAGAGACAATCTTTGTAACACACTAATACCAGCTTGGTATAATGTTGAGAAGATTAAAGTGAAGGAAGAGCTGAAAGCAGTAAGCCATGTTGCAGTGACTGCTGATATGTGGAGTAGTGTGGCTCAAGACCACTACATCACAGTCACTGTTCATTATGTAGTTGAGGCTGAGCTGAGGGAGAAAGTCCTCCATACAAGAGGAGTATATGTCTCCCAGACAGGGCCTGCTGTAGCTGAGGAAATTGACGGCATCCTCGATGACTTTGGGGTGAGGTCCAAAGTGGTAGCTGTGACTGTTGACAACGCTGCCAACATGGATGTAGCTGTCAGGAAAATGGGAGTTTTGAAGATGGGGTGTTTTGCTCACACCCTGAATATAGCAGCCCAAAAGCTGTACAGTGTGAAAAACATTGCCAACTGGTCAGGGAGGATACGGTCTGTTGTGCTGTGGCTTAGAAGAAATAGCCTTGCCAAGCCTGTcctcaaagagaaacagaaactcCTAG GGCTTGGTGATCATTCCCTCATATTGGATGTGAGAACCAGATGGAACAGCCTCTTCTTGATGGTAGAGCGGTTTATAGAACAGTACCCTGCCATCCAGGCTGCTTCAAGGGACCCACGCATCAAGAAGGCTATGGACCGAGACAG ATTAGAGAGAGTGTCAGATGATGACATTAGCAAGTGTGAGGACTTTGTGGACACCATGAGGGTCCTATACACATCCACAATCGCTGTCTCATCTGATAAGAGTGCCACTGCAGGGCAGATCCTCCCCATCCTGGACAAACTGAAGGCCAAGTTTGAGGTGAAGGATGATGATTCTCCTTTCAAGAGAGCCATCAAGGAGAAGGTCTGGGCAGACCTCTCCCATCGCTACACA GAGGAAACAAATAAAGAGCTTCGACAGTTCCTTGAGGAGGCTTCCGCTCTAGATCCTCGATTCAAAGTCAAGGTTCATGATGATGAGGCTGTTTGGACCCGCGTAGAGAATGCAGCTGTGGCTCTCATAAGTGGAAACAAG GGTGGAGAGGTGacccaggaggaggaggaaggaagaaataagcagcaggaggaagaggaggatgggtCTGAGGGCGAAGAGATGGTGGCTGCACCTGTAAGAAGTAAGAAAAAGCTTTCAGCTTTGGGGGAGCTCTTTGAGGATGAAGACCAGGCCCTGCTACTGCAGACCGAGGCAGACATCAGTGCTCCCTCAGTGACTGAAAAAGCCAAGAAAGAGCTGCAAGTCTACAGGAGCTTTCCAGCAGTCCTCAGCTCAGTGGATCCCCTCCTGTGGTGGAGGCAGAAGAGGGACCAGATGCCAATGCTGGCCAGCTTGgccaaaaaatatctgtgtgttCAAGCCTCTTCCACTCCCTCAGAGCGAGTATTCTCCACAGCGGGGGACACAGTCAGTGTGGAGCGGGCTCGGCTCTTACCCGAGAAAATTGACATGTTAGTGTTCTTGAAAAAGAACTGCACGAGGAAATAA